The following proteins come from a genomic window of Rattus norvegicus strain BN/NHsdMcwi chromosome 8, GRCr8, whole genome shotgun sequence:
- the Nnmt gene encoding nicotinamide N-methyltransferase isoform X2, translated as MESGFTSKDTYLSHFNPRDYLEKYYSFGSRHCAENEILRHLLKNLFKIFCLDGVKGELLIDIGSGPTIYQLLSACESFTEIIVTDYTDQNLWELQKWLKKEPGAFDWSPVVTYVCDLEGNRTKGPEKEEKLRRAIKQVLKCDVSQSQPLGGVSLPPADCLLSTLCLDAACPDLPAYRTALRNLGSLLKPGGFLVMVDALKSSYYMIGEQKFSSLSLDREAVRDAVEEAGYTIEQFEEAI; from the exons ATGGAATCTGGCTTCACCTCCAAGGACACTTATCTAAGTCATTTTAATCCTCGAGATTACTTGGAAAAATATTACAGCTTTGGGTCCAGGCACTGTGCAGAAAATGAGATCCTCAGACATCTGCTGAAAAATCTTTTTAAGATATTCTGCCTGG ATGGTGTAAAGGGAGAACTCCTGATTGACATTGGCTCTGGCCCAACCATCTATCAGCTTCTCTCTGCCTGCGAGTCCTTCACGGAGATCATTGTCACTGACTACACAGACCAGAACCTCTGGGAGCTGCAGAAGTGGCTGAAGAAGGAGCCAGGAGCCTTTGACTGGTCCCCAGTGGTCACCTATGTGTGTGATCTTGAAGGCAACAG AACCAAGGGACCGGAGAAGGAGGAGAAGTTGAGGCGAGCAATCAAGCAGGTGCTGAAGTGCGATGTGAGCCAGAGCCAGCCTCTGGGTGgggtctctctgcctcctgccgaCTGCCTGCTCAGCACActgtgcctggatgctgcctgcCCTGACCTCCCGGCCTATCGCACTGCCCTCAGGAACCTGGGCAGCCTGCTCAAGCCAGGGGGCTTCCTGGTGATGGTGGACGCTCTTAAGAGTAGCTACTACATGATTGGGGAACAgaagttttccagcctttccctggACCGGGAGGCTGTTCGAGATGCCGTGGAAGAGGCTGGGTACACCATCGAGCAGTTCGAG GAAGCCATCTAA
- the Nnmt gene encoding nicotinamide N-methyltransferase isoform X4 codes for MRKIQDKLGQSGCHRTVFIPDRPNQGTKGPEKEEKLRRAIKQVLKCDVSQSQPLGGVSLPPADCLLSTLCLDAACPDLPAYRTALRNLGSLLKPGGFLVMVDALKSSYYMIGEQKFSSLSLDREAVRDAVEEAGYTIEQFEVISQSYSSTTSNNEGLFSLVGRKPVGSE; via the exons atgaggaaaatccAAGACAAATTAGGACAAAGTGGTTGCCATAGGACTGTCTTCATTCCTGACAGACCCAACCAAGG AACCAAGGGACCGGAGAAGGAGGAGAAGTTGAGGCGAGCAATCAAGCAGGTGCTGAAGTGCGATGTGAGCCAGAGCCAGCCTCTGGGTGgggtctctctgcctcctgccgaCTGCCTGCTCAGCACActgtgcctggatgctgcctgcCCTGACCTCCCGGCCTATCGCACTGCCCTCAGGAACCTGGGCAGCCTGCTCAAGCCAGGGGGCTTCCTGGTGATGGTGGACGCTCTTAAGAGTAGCTACTACATGATTGGGGAACAgaagttttccagcctttccctggACCGGGAGGCTGTTCGAGATGCCGTGGAAGAGGCTGGGTACACCATCGAGCAGTTCGAGGTGATTTCTCAAAGTTACTCTTCTACCACATCCAATAATGAAGGACTCTTCTCCCTTGTGGGGCGAAAGCCGGTGGGATCTGAATGA
- the Nnmt gene encoding nicotinamide N-methyltransferase: protein MESGFTSKDTYLSHFNPRDYLEKYYSFGSRHCAENEILRHLLKNLFKIFCLDGVKGELLIDIGSGPTIYQLLSACESFTEIIVTDYTDQNLWELQKWLKKEPGAFDWSPVVTYVCDLEGNRTKGPEKEEKLRRAIKQVLKCDVSQSQPLGGVSLPPADCLLSTLCLDAACPDLPAYRTALRNLGSLLKPGGFLVMVDALKSSYYMIGEQKFSSLSLDREAVRDAVEEAGYTIEQFEVISQSYSSTTSNNEGLFSLVGRKPVGSE from the exons ATGGAATCTGGCTTCACCTCCAAGGACACTTATCTAAGTCATTTTAATCCTCGAGATTACTTGGAAAAATATTACAGCTTTGGGTCCAGGCACTGTGCAGAAAATGAGATCCTCAGACATCTGCTGAAAAATCTTTTTAAGATATTCTGCCTGG ATGGTGTAAAGGGAGAACTCCTGATTGACATTGGCTCTGGCCCAACCATCTATCAGCTTCTCTCTGCCTGCGAGTCCTTCACGGAGATCATTGTCACTGACTACACAGACCAGAACCTCTGGGAGCTGCAGAAGTGGCTGAAGAAGGAGCCAGGAGCCTTTGACTGGTCCCCAGTGGTCACCTATGTGTGTGATCTTGAAGGCAACAG AACCAAGGGACCGGAGAAGGAGGAGAAGTTGAGGCGAGCAATCAAGCAGGTGCTGAAGTGCGATGTGAGCCAGAGCCAGCCTCTGGGTGgggtctctctgcctcctgccgaCTGCCTGCTCAGCACActgtgcctggatgctgcctgcCCTGACCTCCCGGCCTATCGCACTGCCCTCAGGAACCTGGGCAGCCTGCTCAAGCCAGGGGGCTTCCTGGTGATGGTGGACGCTCTTAAGAGTAGCTACTACATGATTGGGGAACAgaagttttccagcctttccctggACCGGGAGGCTGTTCGAGATGCCGTGGAAGAGGCTGGGTACACCATCGAGCAGTTCGAGGTGATTTCTCAAAGTTACTCTTCTACCACATCCAATAATGAAGGACTCTTCTCCCTTGTGGGGCGAAAGCCGGTGGGATCTGAATGA
- the Nnmt gene encoding nicotinamide N-methyltransferase isoform X3, with protein sequence MESGFTSKDTYLSHFNPRDYLEKYYSFGSRHCAENEILRHLLKNLFKIFCLDGVKGELLIDIGSGPTIYQLLSACESFTEIIVTDYTDQNLWELQKWLKKEPGAFDWSPVVTYVCDLEGNSRTGQQPWNKSPYLRDNSCSTLPSMGRSSQCRRSQQRRFLNEENPRQIRTKWLP encoded by the exons ATGGAATCTGGCTTCACCTCCAAGGACACTTATCTAAGTCATTTTAATCCTCGAGATTACTTGGAAAAATATTACAGCTTTGGGTCCAGGCACTGTGCAGAAAATGAGATCCTCAGACATCTGCTGAAAAATCTTTTTAAGATATTCTGCCTGG ATGGTGTAAAGGGAGAACTCCTGATTGACATTGGCTCTGGCCCAACCATCTATCAGCTTCTCTCTGCCTGCGAGTCCTTCACGGAGATCATTGTCACTGACTACACAGACCAGAACCTCTGGGAGCTGCAGAAGTGGCTGAAGAAGGAGCCAGGAGCCTTTGACTGGTCCCCAGTGGTCACCTATGTGTGTGATCTTGAAGGCAACAG CAGGACTGGGCAGCAGCCTTGGAACAAGTCTCCCTACCTTCGGGATAACAGTTGTTCGACTCTGCCCAGCATGGGAAGGAGTTCCCAGTGCAGGAGATCTCAGCAGAGGAgatttttaaatgaggaaaatccAAGACAAATTAGGACAAAGTGGTTGCCATAG
- the Nnmt gene encoding nicotinamide N-methyltransferase isoform X5, with the protein MESGFTSKDTYLSHFNPRDYLEKYYSFGSRHCAENEILRHLLKNLFKIFCLDGVKGELLIDIGSGPTIYQLLSACESFTEIIVTDYTDQNLWELQKWLKKEPGAFDWSPVVTYVCDLEGNSQWGLGRTETSRCPLRKPETLKR; encoded by the exons ATGGAATCTGGCTTCACCTCCAAGGACACTTATCTAAGTCATTTTAATCCTCGAGATTACTTGGAAAAATATTACAGCTTTGGGTCCAGGCACTGTGCAGAAAATGAGATCCTCAGACATCTGCTGAAAAATCTTTTTAAGATATTCTGCCTGG ATGGTGTAAAGGGAGAACTCCTGATTGACATTGGCTCTGGCCCAACCATCTATCAGCTTCTCTCTGCCTGCGAGTCCTTCACGGAGATCATTGTCACTGACTACACAGACCAGAACCTCTGGGAGCTGCAGAAGTGGCTGAAGAAGGAGCCAGGAGCCTTTGACTGGTCCCCAGTGGTCACCTATGTGTGTGATCTTGAAGGCAACAG CCAGTGGGGCCTGGGGAGGACAGAGACTTCCAGGTGTCCCCTTAGAAAGCCTGAAACACTGAAGAGGTGA